The region CGAATCACACGCATATATAATAAGAATGAAGCCTCAGTGCAAAATGATTTTGCTGTTtttgattgtaattttttGTCCTGTATTCGCGAGTTACGGTAGTCCTGACAGTGTAAGTACATGTTCATACTAGTGAATTACGTTTACATAgtaatatattcaattggaaggTTTACATATGTTTTCCTATTTCGCAAAGGGAAACTGCAAAGAAAATCTGGGCAAGATACACGAATTGAAAGTGATATCACCGTTAAACCAAACAGAAATCAAAATTTCGCTAGATATTGTAACTAGTTTGGAAGTCGATGTCAGAGCTGAAATTAGTGAAATGGAATTATTATTCTTAGAGAAAGGTAATAATAACAAATTGACTTTATAGTCATGGTTTTCTGACTAAGGTATGAATAAGTCTTGGTCGATTATCTTCCCAATCACGAGTCGATTCGAACTTTTATAACGTGTACCGTTTTTGTGATTGTTTACAAAGGTAAAGAGACGCTAAACAAAGGGAACAACCGCATAGTGATAAAATTTAGCATCGACATTGGACCAAATAGACATCCGCTCTATCATCCGCAAATTGGGATCTATCTCAGAGGATGTTCCTCTTATGCCATCAAGATACCAATCAACATAATGGCAGACAGTTCAGAATTGTTCGACTTAGAATTACCAAAAATAAAAGCACTGTCACCACGAGTGGTTCGCATAAAACCAGGAGTTGATATGGAACTGAATCTTGAGATGGAGGCGTACGGTAGACAAGGACACAATGCACGTTGGTTTAAACCTTTTTCGGCCGATGGAAATTATGTTTATGGGTTACCGGAAAGTATGTTTTACAGTGAAGGTAAAACTTCTTATAGTAAATtaagtaaaatattttcttttaatgcAGATTTCATACTCCGACGCAAAATGCTTAAACCATGtttttaacaattttttttcaaagcctCATCGGAACGAATTCGAACTGAAACTAACGCTGCTAATTCTACCGTGAGCTATATGTCGATACGGTCAAAACTTAAAATCGAAAGAAATTCAGAATTTAAGCGTGGAGACTACTGCGCTGGTTATGCGCAGCACATCGCTAACACTTACGGAATTAGTAAACTTGATTTCGTCGTTTGCTCTGAAGTGGTCGATGACGTCACGGATTTCGGCTGTGTACGTAACATAATCATACACGGACTCAATGCCCGCGAACAATTAAATACCTGGTACAACGACACTTACACATTATTCAAAGGCCAAATTCCGGTGTCCAGCAATTTCAGAGATATGATCGAGATAGTTGCTGTCGGTTGGCCCACACCGTATATGAGACTTTACAAGTTATCAGCCGACGGTGATGAAATACAAGTTAAACCGGATTTTCTTTACGAATATTTTTCGGATCGCGTGTTGAAATTGGCGGTAAACGAAAATACGGCAGGACATTATAGAGTTGACGTTGGATATCTTGCACCGGTAGAGTCTAAAAGGTTTCAAGTAAAGCTGATCGAAATGCCCGAGTTTGATAAACCAATGTGCTGTAATATGACAATGTTACGGTCCAAAATGGAACATATAATGGAATTGATGCATGTATCATAATATATACacgtctctctctctctaatcATACCCAATGTCataaatgtttttatgatATGCTCGCGTGCATCACAATCTAATcatgataaaatcaaacacaagaaattaatgttttctttttgaagtTCCAGAATCTCCATCGAACTGCTGACAGACAAAAAAACAGATCGTAATCAAAAATCCTCCAAATCCATATGCATAAGCGCTACTGTCAAAAACAAACACTGAACGATATCTTTAAGGAACACATTTATTACGCTAGACTATTTATAAA is a window of Tubulanus polymorphus chromosome 2, tnTubPoly1.2, whole genome shotgun sequence DNA encoding:
- the LOC141900730 gene encoding uncharacterized protein LOC141900730, whose amino-acid sequence is MELNLEMEAYGRQGHNARWFKPFSADGNYVYGLPESMFYSEASSERIRTETNAANSTVSYMSIRSKLKIERNSEFKRGDYCAGYAQHIANTYGISKLDFVVCSEVVDDVTDFGCVRNIIIHGLNAREQLNTWYNDTYTLFKGQIPVSSNFRDMIEIVAVGWPTPYMRLYKLSADGDEIQVKPDFLYEYFSDRVLKLAVNENTAGHYRVDVGYLAPVESKRFQVKLIEMPEFDKPMCCNMTMLRSKMEHIMELMHVS